The Rhipicephalus microplus isolate Deutch F79 unplaced genomic scaffold, USDA_Rmic scaffold_56, whole genome shotgun sequence genome window below encodes:
- the LOC142788364 gene encoding uncharacterized protein LOC142788364 translates to MSARNYCAAMRLTNQEQRSLILEVINRSELPNKETIRVFLTGPAGCGKTFTIDLLKHAYNRLHTSPGSASNAYVTMATTGKAASAIEGITVYMALKITTKQDDRGLSHSDINTYRCAFRNVKAMLLDEVNMMGSEVLVKADERLRQITQNFQESFGSLSVYMCGDFRQLSPIKATEVYRRSARQVRKLKMEHP, encoded by the coding sequence ATGAGTGCCAGGAACTACTGTGCAGCCATGCGCCTCACAAACCAGGAGCAGCGCTCACTGATACTGGAGGTCATCAATCGCTCGGAGCTCCCCAATAAAGAAACGATTCGAGTCTTCCTGACGGGACCAGCGGGGTGCGGCAAGACATTTACGATTGACCTCCTAAAGCATGCCTACAACCGGCTGCATACGAGTCCTGGTTCCGCAAGCAATGCTTATGTAACTATGGCAACAACGGGGAAAGCCGCTTCTGCTATCGAAGGCATCACCGTGTACATGGCGCTCAAGATAACAACCAAGCAGGATGATCGAGGCTTGAGTCACAGCGATATAAATACCTACAGATGTGCCTTCAGGAACGTCAAGGCAATGTTATTAGACGAAGTCAACATGATGGGCTCGGAGGTGCTAGTGAAAGCGGATGAAAGGTTGCGCCAAATCACGCAGAACTTTCAGGAATCATTCGGAAGCCTCAGCGTCTACATGTGTGGTGACTTTCGCCAGTTGTCTCCCATCAAGGCAACTGAGGTGTACAGGCGCAGCGCGAGACAAGTGAGGAAGCTAAAGATGGAGCATCCCTGA